Proteins encoded within one genomic window of Calonectris borealis chromosome 1, bCalBor7.hap1.2, whole genome shotgun sequence:
- the DUS4L gene encoding tRNA-dihydrouridine(20a/20b) synthase [NAD(P)+]-like isoform X2, with protein sequence MVGDIVETKQCELKDPMDLFHSGQVVKICAPMVRYSKLAFRTLVRKYSCDLCYTPMIVAADFVRSAKARDSEFTTNKGDHPLIVQFAAKEAQVLCDAARIVCPFADGIDLNCGCPQRWAMAEGYGACLINKPELVQDMVRHVRNQIDNPRFSVSIKIRIHEDLKRTVDLCQKAEATGVSWITVHGRSVEERHQPVHYDAIKIIKQSMSIPIVANGDIKTLKDTENVHHLTGADGYEETPLKCIQDWVDIALEHGTPFTCFHHHLMYMMERITSKQEKKVFNVLSSTSAVLDYLNDHYGWWGTRTSCSGSAQQSLQSDSF encoded by the exons ATGGTTGGTGACATTGTAGAAACTAAACAATGCGAACTAAAAGATCCCATGGATTTATTTCATTCTGGGCAAGTTGTAAAAATATGTGCCCCTATGGTCCGCTATTCAAA GTTGGCTTTCAGAACCTTGGTTAGGAAATACAGTTGCGATTTGTGTTACACACCAATGATAGTGGCAGCTGATTTTGTGAGATCTGCAAAAGCTAGAGACAGTGAATTCACCACaaacaaag GTGATCATCCGTTGATTGTTCAGTTTGCTGCTAAAGAAGCACAGGTTTTGTGTGATGCTGCCCGTATCGTCTGTCCTTTTGCAGATGGAATAGACCTAAACTGTGGCTGTCCTCAGAG atgggCGATGGCAGAAGGTTATGGTGCTTGCTTAATAAATAAACCAGAACTAGTTCAAGATATGGTGAGACATGTACGGAATCAGATCGACAACCCTAGATTTTCAGTATCTATTAAAATAAG GATCCATGAGGACTTAAAAAGAACAGTTGACCTGTGTCAAAAAGCTGAAGCAACTGGAGTTTCTTGGATTACGGTACACGGGAGAAGCGTAGAAGAAAGACATCAGCCTGTACATTATGAtgccattaaaataattaaacaaagcaTGTCTATACCTATTGTGGCTAATGGAGACATTAAAActttaaaagacactgaaaatgttcatCACTTGACAGGAGCAGATG GATACGAAGAGACACCTTTGAAGTGCATCCAGGACTGGGTTGACATTGCTCTTGAGCATGGAACTCCTTTTACGTGTTTTCACCACCACTTAATGTACATGATGGAACGGATaacttcaaaacaagaaaaaaaagtttttaatgttttatcaAGTACCTCAGCAGTACTAGATTATCTGAATGACCATTATG GTTGGTGGGGAACACGAACCAGCTGCAGTGGAAGCGCACAGCAGTCACTACAGAGTGACTCTTTCTGA
- the DUS4L gene encoding tRNA-dihydrouridine(20a/20b) synthase [NAD(P)+]-like isoform X3, whose translation MVGDIVETKQCELKDPMDLFHSGQVVKICAPMVRYSKLAFRTLVRKYSCDLCYTPMIVAADFVRSAKARDSEFTTNKGDHPLIVQFAAKEAQVLCDAARIVCPFADGIDLNCGCPQRWAMAEGYGACLINKPELVQDMVRHVRNQIDNPRFSVSIKIRIHEDLKRTVDLCQKAEATGVSWITVHGRSVEERHQPVHYDAIKIIKQSMSIPIVANGDIKTLKDTENVHHLTGADGIMVARGLLANPAMFAGYEETPLKCIQDWVDIALEHGTPFTCFHHHLMYMMERITSKQEKKVFNVLSSTSAVLDYLNDHYGVC comes from the exons ATGGTTGGTGACATTGTAGAAACTAAACAATGCGAACTAAAAGATCCCATGGATTTATTTCATTCTGGGCAAGTTGTAAAAATATGTGCCCCTATGGTCCGCTATTCAAA GTTGGCTTTCAGAACCTTGGTTAGGAAATACAGTTGCGATTTGTGTTACACACCAATGATAGTGGCAGCTGATTTTGTGAGATCTGCAAAAGCTAGAGACAGTGAATTCACCACaaacaaag GTGATCATCCGTTGATTGTTCAGTTTGCTGCTAAAGAAGCACAGGTTTTGTGTGATGCTGCCCGTATCGTCTGTCCTTTTGCAGATGGAATAGACCTAAACTGTGGCTGTCCTCAGAG atgggCGATGGCAGAAGGTTATGGTGCTTGCTTAATAAATAAACCAGAACTAGTTCAAGATATGGTGAGACATGTACGGAATCAGATCGACAACCCTAGATTTTCAGTATCTATTAAAATAAG GATCCATGAGGACTTAAAAAGAACAGTTGACCTGTGTCAAAAAGCTGAAGCAACTGGAGTTTCTTGGATTACGGTACACGGGAGAAGCGTAGAAGAAAGACATCAGCCTGTACATTATGAtgccattaaaataattaaacaaagcaTGTCTATACCTATTGTGGCTAATGGAGACATTAAAActttaaaagacactgaaaatgttcatCACTTGACAGGAGCAGATG GTATAATGGTGGCTAGAGGACTCTTAGCAAATCCGGCTATGTTTGCAGGATACGAAGAGACACCTTTGAAGTGCATCCAGGACTGGGTTGACATTGCTCTTGAGCATGGAACTCCTTTTACGTGTTTTCACCACCACTTAATGTACATGATGGAACGGATaacttcaaaacaagaaaaaaaagtttttaatgttttatcaAGTACCTCAGCAGTACTAGATTATCTGAATGACCATTATGGTGTGTGCTGA
- the DUS4L gene encoding tRNA-dihydrouridine(20a/20b) synthase [NAD(P)+]-like isoform X1, with amino-acid sequence MVGDIVETKQCELKDPMDLFHSGQVVKICAPMVRYSKLAFRTLVRKYSCDLCYTPMIVAADFVRSAKARDSEFTTNKGDHPLIVQFAAKEAQVLCDAARIVCPFADGIDLNCGCPQRWAMAEGYGACLINKPELVQDMVRHVRNQIDNPRFSVSIKIRIHEDLKRTVDLCQKAEATGVSWITVHGRSVEERHQPVHYDAIKIIKQSMSIPIVANGDIKTLKDTENVHHLTGADGIMVARGLLANPAMFAGYEETPLKCIQDWVDIALEHGTPFTCFHHHLMYMMERITSKQEKKVFNVLSSTSAVLDYLNDHYGWWGTRTSCSGSAQQSLQSDSF; translated from the exons ATGGTTGGTGACATTGTAGAAACTAAACAATGCGAACTAAAAGATCCCATGGATTTATTTCATTCTGGGCAAGTTGTAAAAATATGTGCCCCTATGGTCCGCTATTCAAA GTTGGCTTTCAGAACCTTGGTTAGGAAATACAGTTGCGATTTGTGTTACACACCAATGATAGTGGCAGCTGATTTTGTGAGATCTGCAAAAGCTAGAGACAGTGAATTCACCACaaacaaag GTGATCATCCGTTGATTGTTCAGTTTGCTGCTAAAGAAGCACAGGTTTTGTGTGATGCTGCCCGTATCGTCTGTCCTTTTGCAGATGGAATAGACCTAAACTGTGGCTGTCCTCAGAG atgggCGATGGCAGAAGGTTATGGTGCTTGCTTAATAAATAAACCAGAACTAGTTCAAGATATGGTGAGACATGTACGGAATCAGATCGACAACCCTAGATTTTCAGTATCTATTAAAATAAG GATCCATGAGGACTTAAAAAGAACAGTTGACCTGTGTCAAAAAGCTGAAGCAACTGGAGTTTCTTGGATTACGGTACACGGGAGAAGCGTAGAAGAAAGACATCAGCCTGTACATTATGAtgccattaaaataattaaacaaagcaTGTCTATACCTATTGTGGCTAATGGAGACATTAAAActttaaaagacactgaaaatgttcatCACTTGACAGGAGCAGATG GTATAATGGTGGCTAGAGGACTCTTAGCAAATCCGGCTATGTTTGCAGGATACGAAGAGACACCTTTGAAGTGCATCCAGGACTGGGTTGACATTGCTCTTGAGCATGGAACTCCTTTTACGTGTTTTCACCACCACTTAATGTACATGATGGAACGGATaacttcaaaacaagaaaaaaaagtttttaatgttttatcaAGTACCTCAGCAGTACTAGATTATCTGAATGACCATTATG GTTGGTGGGGAACACGAACCAGCTGCAGTGGAAGCGCACAGCAGTCACTACAGAGTGACTCTTTCTGA
- the DUS4L gene encoding tRNA-dihydrouridine(20a/20b) synthase [NAD(P)+]-like isoform X4 produces the protein MVGDIVETKQCELKDPMDLFHSGQVVKICAPMVRYSKLAFRTLVRKYSCDLCYTPMIVAADFVRSAKARDSEFTTNKGDHPLIVQFAAKEAQVLCDAARIVCPFADGIDLNCGCPQRWAMAEGYGACLINKPELVQDMVRHVRNQIDNPRFSVSIKIRIHEDLKRTVDLCQKAEATGVSWITVHGRSVEERHQPVHYDAIKIIKQSMSIPIVANGDIKTLKDTENVHHLTGADGYEETPLKCIQDWVDIALEHGTPFTCFHHHLMYMMERITSKQEKKVFNVLSSTSAVLDYLNDHYGVC, from the exons ATGGTTGGTGACATTGTAGAAACTAAACAATGCGAACTAAAAGATCCCATGGATTTATTTCATTCTGGGCAAGTTGTAAAAATATGTGCCCCTATGGTCCGCTATTCAAA GTTGGCTTTCAGAACCTTGGTTAGGAAATACAGTTGCGATTTGTGTTACACACCAATGATAGTGGCAGCTGATTTTGTGAGATCTGCAAAAGCTAGAGACAGTGAATTCACCACaaacaaag GTGATCATCCGTTGATTGTTCAGTTTGCTGCTAAAGAAGCACAGGTTTTGTGTGATGCTGCCCGTATCGTCTGTCCTTTTGCAGATGGAATAGACCTAAACTGTGGCTGTCCTCAGAG atgggCGATGGCAGAAGGTTATGGTGCTTGCTTAATAAATAAACCAGAACTAGTTCAAGATATGGTGAGACATGTACGGAATCAGATCGACAACCCTAGATTTTCAGTATCTATTAAAATAAG GATCCATGAGGACTTAAAAAGAACAGTTGACCTGTGTCAAAAAGCTGAAGCAACTGGAGTTTCTTGGATTACGGTACACGGGAGAAGCGTAGAAGAAAGACATCAGCCTGTACATTATGAtgccattaaaataattaaacaaagcaTGTCTATACCTATTGTGGCTAATGGAGACATTAAAActttaaaagacactgaaaatgttcatCACTTGACAGGAGCAGATG GATACGAAGAGACACCTTTGAAGTGCATCCAGGACTGGGTTGACATTGCTCTTGAGCATGGAACTCCTTTTACGTGTTTTCACCACCACTTAATGTACATGATGGAACGGATaacttcaaaacaagaaaaaaaagtttttaatgttttatcaAGTACCTCAGCAGTACTAGATTATCTGAATGACCATTATGGTGTGTGCTGA
- the DUS4L gene encoding tRNA-dihydrouridine(20a/20b) synthase [NAD(P)+]-like isoform X5, which produces MIVAADFVRSAKARDSEFTTNKGDHPLIVQFAAKEAQVLCDAARIVCPFADGIDLNCGCPQRWAMAEGYGACLINKPELVQDMVRHVRNQIDNPRFSVSIKIRIHEDLKRTVDLCQKAEATGVSWITVHGRSVEERHQPVHYDAIKIIKQSMSIPIVANGDIKTLKDTENVHHLTGADGIMVARGLLANPAMFAGYEETPLKCIQDWVDIALEHGTPFTCFHHHLMYMMERITSKQEKKVFNVLSSTSAVLDYLNDHYGWWGTRTSCSGSAQQSLQSDSF; this is translated from the exons ATGATAGTGGCAGCTGATTTTGTGAGATCTGCAAAAGCTAGAGACAGTGAATTCACCACaaacaaag GTGATCATCCGTTGATTGTTCAGTTTGCTGCTAAAGAAGCACAGGTTTTGTGTGATGCTGCCCGTATCGTCTGTCCTTTTGCAGATGGAATAGACCTAAACTGTGGCTGTCCTCAGAG atgggCGATGGCAGAAGGTTATGGTGCTTGCTTAATAAATAAACCAGAACTAGTTCAAGATATGGTGAGACATGTACGGAATCAGATCGACAACCCTAGATTTTCAGTATCTATTAAAATAAG GATCCATGAGGACTTAAAAAGAACAGTTGACCTGTGTCAAAAAGCTGAAGCAACTGGAGTTTCTTGGATTACGGTACACGGGAGAAGCGTAGAAGAAAGACATCAGCCTGTACATTATGAtgccattaaaataattaaacaaagcaTGTCTATACCTATTGTGGCTAATGGAGACATTAAAActttaaaagacactgaaaatgttcatCACTTGACAGGAGCAGATG GTATAATGGTGGCTAGAGGACTCTTAGCAAATCCGGCTATGTTTGCAGGATACGAAGAGACACCTTTGAAGTGCATCCAGGACTGGGTTGACATTGCTCTTGAGCATGGAACTCCTTTTACGTGTTTTCACCACCACTTAATGTACATGATGGAACGGATaacttcaaaacaagaaaaaaaagtttttaatgttttatcaAGTACCTCAGCAGTACTAGATTATCTGAATGACCATTATG GTTGGTGGGGAACACGAACCAGCTGCAGTGGAAGCGCACAGCAGTCACTACAGAGTGACTCTTTCTGA